The following are encoded in a window of Rosa chinensis cultivar Old Blush chromosome 4, RchiOBHm-V2, whole genome shotgun sequence genomic DNA:
- the LOC112197200 gene encoding uncharacterized protein LOC112197200, protein MTTQRKEDKLAQKDMRFELTQKYTTQFIFGMRPYIIGSMDVENDGNCGFRVVASALGFGRKHWRKVRIDLLNELKGTPELYEALYGGQSAVDKLCKRINHSASNIAPKRKWMDLPDMGHLIATCYGVVVVNLSDGQCFTFLPLREYSEGKPMEANLREIGLGFVNNDHFVQICLLPGHPLPPVTPNWIYHADDKAKSLYLKYQDRFQQYDQLPHPERVTNISSETVQLDDDNELTDEIVQLGDATISSKEETMHLGDD, encoded by the exons ATGACCACTCAGAGAAAA GAAGATAAGCTGGCTCAGAAGGATATGAGGTTTGAGCTAACTCAGAAGTATACAACACAGTTCATATTTGGCATGCGGCCATATATTATCGGTTCAATGGATGTCGAAAATGATGGTAATTGTGGTTTTAGAGTTGTGGCATCGGCTTTGGGATTTGGTAGAAAACATTGGCGTAAAGTGCGAATTGATTTGCTAAATGAGCTAAAAGGCACGCCTGAGCTTTACGAAGCTCTTTATGGAGGACAAAGTGCTGTGGACAAACTTTGTAAACGAATTAACCATTCTGCGTCCAATATTGCACCTAAACGGAAATGGATGGATCTACCAGACATGGGGCATTTGATTGCAACTTGTTATGGAGTAGTGGTTGTCAACTTATCAGATGGTCAGTGCTTCACATTTCTCCCATTACGTGAATACAGCGAGGGAAAACCAATGGAAGCAAATTTACGTGAGATTGGCCTTGGATTTGTGAACAACGATCATTTTGTTCAG ATATGTTTATTGCCTGGGCACCCATTGCCACCGGTTACACCAAATTGGATTTACCATGCAGATGATAAAGCTAAAAGTTTGTACTTGAAATATCAAGACCGTTTCCAACAATATGATCAATTGCCACATCCTGAAAGAGTGACTAATATATCCTCAGAAACAGTGCAACTTGACGATGACAATGAACTTACTGATGAAATTGTTCAACTTGGTGATGCCACTATATCTAGCAAAGAAGAAACAATGCATCTTGGTGATGACTGA